The following proteins come from a genomic window of Oricola thermophila:
- a CDS encoding phasin, which produces MAKAATDKTETADVFAFPAMDAAPFADQFRNFAEQGLAKSKEAYDTMKSTMDDAQKTVEKTVETAQEQGSKLSLTAIGAMRANTEASFAHLEKLVGVKSLGEAFEIQTAFFRKQAELAVDQAKEMQSVSKEAFEALSAPVKAATEKAMSSVKVA; this is translated from the coding sequence ATGGCCAAAGCAGCGACCGACAAGACCGAAACCGCTGACGTCTTCGCCTTCCCGGCCATGGACGCCGCGCCCTTCGCCGACCAGTTCCGCAACTTCGCCGAGCAGGGCCTCGCGAAGTCGAAGGAAGCCTATGATACCATGAAATCCACCATGGATGATGCGCAGAAGACCGTCGAGAAGACGGTCGAGACCGCGCAGGAACAGGGCTCCAAGCTCTCGCTGACCGCGATCGGCGCTATGCGCGCCAATACCGAGGCCAGCTTCGCCCATCTCGAAAAGCTCGTTGGCGTAAAGTCGCTGGGCGAGGCCTTCGAGATCCAGACCGCATTCTTCCGCAAGCAGGCCGAACTGGCCGTCGACCAGGCCAAGGAAATGCAGAGCGTTTCCAAGGAAGCCTTCGAGGCGCTGTCGGCACCGGTCAAGGCGGCGACCGAGAAGGCGATGTCCTCGGTCAAGGTAGCCTGA
- a CDS encoding PepSY domain-containing protein: MHADSDRREREELNAARKRGDILALSEILDRLPGGIGDNVIEVEIDREHGRFLYEIYYLGADGRRREITVDARDASILERGDD; the protein is encoded by the coding sequence GTGCATGCAGACAGCGACCGCAGGGAGCGCGAGGAACTGAACGCGGCGCGCAAGCGCGGCGACATACTCGCTCTTTCGGAGATTCTCGACCGCCTGCCGGGCGGGATCGGCGACAATGTCATCGAGGTCGAGATCGACCGCGAGCACGGGCGCTTTCTCTACGAGATCTATTATCTGGGCGCCGACGGCCGCCGCCGCGAGATCACGGTGGACGCCCGCGACGCCTCGATCCTCGAGCGCGGGGACGACTGA
- a CDS encoding DUF937 domain-containing protein: MAPLFDMFTNAQNGEAIAEMARRFGLSQKQAEEAIAALLPAFSTGLKRNASDPTGIASFLQALAGGNHARYFEDMGKAFAPEGVEEGNGILGHLFGSREVSRAVAAQAAQATGIAQDILKQMLPVIAATLMGGFGKQSAGQMNAMPGFGAAQGNVFGEVIERMMRQQADMAKKMQPRETEAEPAPNPFDNPFGRAMEEMFGGGREAETKGREHAADPADPADNPLGRILEEMLGGGARRSDPEPEQEAGNPHGDLFGEMFETGRRTREEYQKSMESIFDSYLKGMQRR; this comes from the coding sequence ATGGCGCCGCTGTTCGACATGTTCACGAATGCACAGAACGGCGAGGCGATCGCCGAGATGGCCCGCCGGTTCGGCCTGTCGCAGAAGCAGGCCGAGGAAGCGATCGCCGCGCTGTTGCCCGCGTTCTCAACCGGGCTGAAGCGCAACGCCTCGGATCCGACGGGCATCGCCTCGTTCCTGCAGGCGCTCGCCGGCGGCAACCACGCCCGCTATTTCGAGGACATGGGAAAGGCCTTCGCGCCCGAAGGGGTCGAGGAGGGCAACGGCATCCTCGGACACCTGTTCGGCTCCAGGGAGGTGTCGCGCGCCGTCGCCGCCCAGGCCGCGCAGGCCACCGGCATCGCCCAGGATATCCTCAAGCAGATGCTGCCCGTCATCGCCGCGACCCTGATGGGCGGTTTCGGCAAGCAGTCGGCCGGGCAGATGAACGCCATGCCCGGATTCGGCGCGGCGCAGGGCAATGTTTTCGGCGAAGTCATCGAGCGAATGATGCGCCAGCAGGCGGACATGGCGAAGAAGATGCAGCCGCGCGAAACCGAGGCGGAGCCGGCGCCGAACCCGTTCGACAATCCCTTCGGCAGGGCGATGGAGGAAATGTTCGGCGGCGGACGGGAAGCGGAAACGAAAGGGCGCGAACACGCCGCCGATCCGGCGGACCCGGCGGACAATCCGCTCGGCCGCATCCTCGAGGAGATGCTGGGTGGCGGCGCGCGGCGATCCGACCCGGAACCCGAACAGGAAGCAGGCAATCCCCACGGCGACCTGTTCGGCGAGATGTTCGAGACCGGACGGCGCACCCGGGAGGAATACCAGAAGTCGATGGAGAGCATTTTCGACAGCTACCTGAAGGGCATGCAACGGCGCTGA
- a CDS encoding response regulator transcription factor has translation MRILLIEDDRRIREDVTAALEASGYIVDPEEDGEEGWFKGDTEDYGAAILDLGLPHMDGLAVLKRWREAGRDLPVLVLTARGSWTERVEGIDAGADDYLAKPFRVEELLARLRAVLRRSAGHAAPVIRAGEAELDPRQMRLSVRGVPVNLSPQEYRLVAYLMLNKGRVVPQQELAEHLQSLHFERESNAVEVLIARVRRKLPIRLIETRRGFGYTIPDTPAQSA, from the coding sequence ATGCGCATATTGCTGATCGAGGACGACCGCCGCATCCGCGAGGACGTGACCGCCGCGCTGGAGGCCTCCGGCTACATCGTCGATCCGGAGGAAGACGGCGAGGAGGGCTGGTTCAAGGGCGACACGGAAGACTACGGCGCGGCGATCCTCGACCTCGGCCTGCCGCACATGGACGGCCTGGCGGTGCTCAAGCGCTGGCGCGAGGCCGGGCGTGACCTTCCCGTGCTCGTCCTGACCGCGCGCGGCTCCTGGACGGAGCGGGTCGAGGGCATCGATGCGGGCGCCGACGATTATCTCGCCAAGCCGTTTCGCGTCGAGGAATTGCTGGCGCGCCTGCGCGCGGTGCTGCGCCGCTCGGCCGGCCATGCCGCGCCGGTGATCAGGGCGGGCGAGGCGGAACTCGATCCGCGCCAGATGCGGCTTTCCGTGCGCGGCGTGCCGGTCAACCTGTCGCCGCAGGAATACCGCCTGGTCGCCTACCTGATGCTCAACAAGGGCCGTGTCGTGCCGCAGCAGGAACTGGCCGAGCACTTGCAGTCGCTGCATTTCGAGCGCGAATCCAATGCCGTCGAGGTGCTGATCGCGCGGGTGCGCCGCAAGCTGCCGATCCGGCTGATCGAGACGCGGCGCGGCTTCGGCTACACGATCCCCGACACGCCGGCGCAAAGCGCATGA
- a CDS encoding sensor histidine kinase produces the protein MIRPFARRSLRLRLMAFAAGIMAVTLIVAGFGLTALFARNLERRVGQELDTHVAQIAGALRFSPDGEISLAREPADPRFNRVFGGLYWQVTDTGTGASLRSRSLWDTELALPDDLLAPGVVHVHEIAGPRGSSLLVHEQAVVVDAGATDRRIRLSVAIDTRELDELRAGFARDIAPALVVAGLVLLIGFAVQIRAGLQPMDTLRAAIADIRAGRRKRLDGAVPSEVAPLVEEVNTLLDHQEAAMLRARDRAADLAHGLKTPLTALAADARKLRDLGAAEIADDIDELAGRMRVHVEREMARARLRHGAAAPAVALAPAAAAIVRALERTPAAEGKQVAADVPPDLAARVDSDDFNEILGNLAENAVRHAASRVLISARRDGDIVRIAVEDDGPGVDEERRAEILRRGRRLDEGGRGAAGLGLAIVGDILAETGGRLDLGTSRLGGLSATVELKA, from the coding sequence ATGATCCGCCCCTTCGCCCGCCGGTCGCTGCGCCTGCGCCTGATGGCCTTTGCCGCCGGCATCATGGCGGTGACGCTGATCGTCGCCGGTTTCGGCCTGACGGCGCTGTTTGCCCGCAATCTCGAACGCCGCGTCGGCCAGGAGCTGGACACCCATGTCGCCCAAATCGCCGGGGCGCTGCGCTTTTCGCCCGATGGCGAGATATCGCTGGCGCGCGAACCGGCCGATCCGCGCTTCAACCGGGTTTTCGGCGGGCTCTACTGGCAGGTCACCGATACCGGGACAGGCGCGTCACTGCGTTCGCGTTCGCTGTGGGACACCGAGCTCGCCCTGCCGGACGACCTGCTGGCGCCGGGCGTCGTTCATGTTCACGAGATCGCGGGTCCGCGCGGCTCGTCCCTGCTGGTTCACGAGCAGGCGGTCGTGGTCGATGCCGGTGCGACGGATCGCCGGATTCGCCTGTCGGTGGCCATCGACACGCGCGAACTGGACGAGTTGCGCGCCGGATTCGCCCGCGACATTGCGCCTGCGCTGGTGGTTGCCGGGCTGGTGCTGCTGATCGGCTTCGCGGTGCAGATTCGCGCCGGGCTGCAACCGATGGATACCCTTCGCGCCGCGATCGCCGATATCCGGGCGGGCCGGCGCAAGAGGCTGGACGGCGCGGTGCCGAGCGAGGTCGCGCCGCTGGTCGAGGAGGTCAACACGCTGCTCGACCACCAAGAGGCGGCGATGCTGCGCGCCCGCGACCGGGCAGCGGACCTGGCCCACGGTCTCAAGACGCCGCTGACCGCGCTTGCCGCCGACGCGCGCAAGCTGCGGGACCTGGGCGCGGCCGAGATAGCGGACGATATCGACGAGCTGGCCGGGCGGATGCGCGTGCATGTCGAGCGCGAGATGGCGCGCGCGCGCCTGCGCCACGGCGCCGCGGCACCCGCGGTTGCGCTGGCGCCCGCGGCGGCGGCCATCGTGCGGGCGCTGGAACGCACCCCCGCGGCCGAGGGCAAGCAGGTCGCGGCGGACGTGCCGCCGGACCTTGCCGCCCGCGTCGATTCGGACGATTTCAACGAGATCCTCGGCAACCTGGCCGAGAACGCGGTGCGCCATGCCGCCAGCCGGGTGCTGATCTCGGCGCGGCGCGACGGCGATATCGTGCGGATCGCGGTGGAGGATGACGGGCCGGGCGTGGACGAGGAACGGCGCGCCGAGATTCTCCGGCGCGGCCGCCGGCTCGACGAGGGCGGCAGGGGCGCGGCCGGCCTCGGCCTCGCCATCGTCGGCGACATCCTGGCCGAGACGGGCGGCCGGCTCGACCTCGGCACGTCGCGGCTCGGCGGCCTGTCGGCGACCGTCGAGCTGAAGGCATAG
- the xseA gene encoding exodeoxyribonuclease VII large subunit, protein MNKTAPGSDSPRSNVAEFSVSEISFAIKRTIEDTFERVRIRGEVSGYRGPHSSGHAYFTLKDEKARIDAVIWRGAFSKLAFLPEEGLEVIATGKLTTYPGSSKYQIVIDNIEPAGAGALMALLEERRKKLAAEGLFAEERKQLLPYLPRVIGVVTSPTGAVIRDIMHRINDRYPLRVVVWPVRVQGETCGAEVANAIRGFNALDGSQGIPRPDVLIVARGGGSLEDLWGFNEEAVVRAAAESMIPLISAVGHETDWTLIDHAADVRAPTPTGAAEIAVPVKAELEASIAQLGARLQAGIGRLADRKRESLRAAARGLPAPDGLLAMPRQSFDALERRLAQGLGTNVTAKRNALQLASGRLSPSRLSALLDRDTRALERFDRDLPRALQLVADRKREALNLRASRLTVSGIERQHRQGADRLQGLDARLGRTIELRISDARNRLDQRERLLRTLSYEAVLDRGFALVRDENDRPVKRAGEVKKGARLTIEFAGRERVGVIAANGTGTARPKPAARPKKPPHQGDLF, encoded by the coding sequence ATGAACAAGACGGCCCCGGGCAGCGATTCCCCACGTTCCAATGTCGCGGAATTTTCCGTTTCGGAGATTTCCTTCGCCATCAAGCGCACCATCGAGGACACCTTCGAGCGGGTGCGCATCCGCGGCGAGGTGTCGGGCTATCGCGGCCCGCATTCGTCGGGCCATGCCTATTTCACCCTGAAGGACGAGAAGGCCCGCATCGACGCGGTGATCTGGCGCGGCGCGTTCTCCAAGCTCGCCTTCCTGCCGGAGGAAGGGCTGGAGGTGATCGCCACCGGCAAGCTGACCACCTATCCGGGCTCGTCGAAATACCAGATCGTCATCGACAATATCGAGCCGGCGGGCGCCGGCGCGCTGATGGCGCTTCTGGAGGAGCGGCGCAAGAAGCTCGCCGCCGAGGGGCTGTTCGCAGAGGAACGCAAGCAGCTGCTGCCCTACCTGCCGCGCGTGATCGGCGTCGTCACCTCGCCCACCGGCGCGGTGATCCGAGACATCATGCACCGCATCAACGACCGCTACCCGCTGCGCGTCGTCGTCTGGCCCGTCCGGGTGCAGGGCGAAACCTGCGGCGCCGAGGTGGCCAACGCGATCCGCGGCTTCAACGCGCTCGACGGCTCGCAGGGCATTCCCCGCCCGGACGTGCTGATCGTGGCGCGCGGCGGCGGCAGCCTGGAGGATCTCTGGGGCTTCAACGAGGAGGCCGTGGTTCGCGCCGCGGCGGAATCGATGATCCCGCTGATCTCGGCGGTCGGCCACGAGACCGACTGGACGCTGATCGACCACGCCGCCGACGTCCGCGCGCCGACGCCGACCGGCGCCGCGGAGATCGCCGTGCCCGTCAAGGCGGAACTGGAGGCGAGCATTGCCCAGCTCGGGGCCCGTCTGCAGGCCGGCATCGGTCGGCTTGCGGATCGCAAGCGCGAGAGCCTGCGCGCCGCGGCGCGCGGTCTGCCCGCGCCCGACGGGCTGCTCGCCATGCCGCGGCAGAGCTTCGACGCGCTGGAACGCCGGCTCGCCCAGGGCCTCGGAACGAATGTCACCGCCAAGCGCAACGCCCTGCAGCTCGCTTCCGGCCGGCTCAGCCCGAGCCGGCTGTCCGCGCTGCTCGACCGCGACACCCGCGCGCTGGAACGGTTCGACCGCGACCTGCCGCGCGCGCTGCAACTGGTCGCGGACCGCAAGCGCGAGGCGCTGAACCTGCGCGCCTCGCGGCTCACCGTATCCGGGATCGAGCGGCAGCACCGCCAGGGTGCCGACCGCCTGCAGGGACTTGATGCCCGGCTCGGCCGCACGATCGAGCTGCGGATCTCGGACGCCCGCAACCGGCTCGACCAGCGGGAACGCCTGCTCAGGACGCTCTCCTACGAGGCGGTGCTCGACCGCGGTTTCGCGCTTGTGCGCGACGAGAACGACCGGCCGGTCAAGCGGGCCGGCGAAGTGAAGAAGGGCGCGCGCCTGACGATCGAGTTCGCGGGCCGCGAACGGGTCGGCGTCATCGCGGCAAACGGCACCGGGACGGCAAGGCCGAAACCGGCGGCCAGGCCGAAGAAGCCGCCGCATCAGGGCGACCTTTTCTGA
- a CDS encoding EAL domain-containing protein, with translation MSDQIATSPINDADIWQHALSVARLGVIDRNFATGETSHSASWKRMLGYDEHELPDHEDLWLSLMHPDDIERVRDISRRNVVGETEYLEAEFRLRHKSGEWRWFLGRGCVVERDPDTGIAIRLIALQTDITGQKNSETELRHANERLRLALDASGIGTWHYEPDTGRMFWDERMREIYGIGPEFEVSLDTCPAFVHPEDRDAVEAQVARLIETRETLHARYRIVRADEEIRFIDAHTRYLSEGQHSARVVGIVRDVTSEVRAAEALATEKETLRVTLHSIRDAVVATDGEGIITYANESAIQLFGCENSDMIGQPIGAWLAGRCKTRRDEDAKTLLAMAGDDGSERVIRHTAAPIAAGTGTVSGSVHTFQDVTQEHARKRELAYAARHDSLTGVLNRRAFEETLADFVSDAEAPSFALFYIDIDYFKAINDMAGHAAGDAALKGATEAMKQCLPSSAIVGRLGGDEFAAIVPTSDRDSAIAVAERMLEAIRSTPLPAGMRHRDFGASIGVEFVDAPGESATNLLARADDACYAAKAGGRNRVAVRDGRSDTAGGLAAIRMASDLGDAMEDGRLKLYAQELRRLDDPWNTCGTVEVLTRLVDTNGNNVPPSEFIPAAERFGMASMLDRWVIRQALERHGSQMGPDGALSLGFNLSAQTLSDPSLWTFVKETIAENGVAPNHVTFEITETATVTNFEAAQQFVRHVRALGCRVSLDDFGAGLSSFGYLRRFSVDSVKIDGEFVENIARSRFDRAIVSSITGIARDLGFYVVAERIEEEAALDVLRELGVRKVQGYLLHKPEPLEDLIARICGHAGAETAERRAG, from the coding sequence ATGTCCGACCAGATAGCGACATCGCCGATCAATGACGCCGACATTTGGCAACATGCCCTCTCGGTCGCGCGCCTCGGCGTCATAGACAGGAATTTTGCGACCGGCGAGACGTCGCACTCGGCGAGCTGGAAGCGCATGCTCGGCTATGACGAGCACGAGTTGCCCGACCACGAGGACTTGTGGCTGTCCCTGATGCATCCCGACGACATCGAGCGGGTCAGGGACATCAGCCGGCGCAATGTCGTCGGCGAGACGGAATACCTGGAGGCCGAATTCCGCCTGCGCCACAAGAGCGGCGAATGGCGCTGGTTCCTGGGCCGCGGCTGCGTCGTCGAGCGCGACCCCGACACGGGCATCGCCATCCGCCTGATCGCGCTGCAGACCGACATCACCGGCCAGAAGAACTCCGAGACCGAGCTGCGCCATGCCAACGAGCGGCTGCGGCTCGCACTCGACGCAAGCGGCATCGGTACCTGGCACTACGAACCCGACACCGGGCGGATGTTCTGGGACGAACGCATGCGCGAGATCTACGGGATCGGACCGGAATTCGAGGTGTCGCTCGACACCTGCCCGGCATTCGTCCATCCCGAGGACCGCGACGCGGTCGAGGCACAGGTTGCCCGCCTGATCGAGACCAGGGAAACCCTGCATGCCCGCTACCGCATCGTGCGGGCGGACGAGGAAATCCGCTTCATAGACGCGCACACGCGATATCTCTCGGAAGGGCAGCACTCCGCGCGGGTGGTCGGCATCGTCCGCGACGTGACGAGCGAGGTTCGGGCGGCCGAGGCACTGGCGACGGAGAAGGAGACGCTGCGCGTCACGCTTCACTCGATCCGCGACGCCGTGGTGGCGACCGACGGCGAAGGCATCATCACCTATGCCAACGAATCGGCGATTCAGCTGTTCGGCTGCGAGAATTCGGACATGATCGGCCAGCCGATCGGCGCCTGGCTCGCCGGACGCTGCAAGACCCGGCGCGACGAGGACGCGAAGACCCTGCTGGCAATGGCCGGCGATGACGGTTCCGAGCGGGTGATCCGCCACACGGCGGCGCCCATCGCGGCGGGCACCGGTACCGTGTCCGGCTCGGTGCACACCTTCCAGGACGTCACGCAGGAACATGCGCGCAAGCGCGAGCTGGCCTATGCCGCGCGCCACGACTCGCTGACCGGCGTGCTCAACCGGCGCGCCTTCGAGGAAACGCTGGCCGATTTCGTGTCGGATGCCGAGGCGCCATCGTTCGCCCTCTTCTACATCGACATCGACTATTTCAAGGCGATCAACGACATGGCCGGCCACGCCGCCGGAGACGCGGCGCTGAAGGGCGCCACGGAGGCCATGAAGCAATGCCTGCCGTCATCCGCCATCGTCGGCCGCCTCGGCGGCGACGAGTTCGCGGCCATCGTGCCGACCTCGGACCGCGACTCGGCCATCGCGGTCGCCGAGCGGATGCTCGAGGCCATCCGGTCGACACCGCTGCCGGCCGGGATGCGCCATCGCGATTTCGGCGCCAGCATCGGCGTGGAATTCGTCGACGCGCCGGGCGAGTCCGCGACCAACCTGCTCGCGCGGGCCGATGACGCCTGCTACGCGGCGAAGGCCGGCGGGCGCAACCGCGTTGCGGTGCGCGACGGACGCAGCGACACCGCCGGGGGCCTTGCCGCGATCCGCATGGCGTCCGATCTCGGCGACGCGATGGAGGACGGCCGCCTCAAGCTATACGCGCAGGAACTGCGCCGGCTCGACGATCCCTGGAACACCTGCGGCACGGTCGAAGTGCTGACCCGGCTCGTCGATACCAACGGCAACAACGTGCCGCCCAGCGAGTTCATTCCCGCCGCCGAGCGTTTCGGCATGGCCTCCATGCTGGACCGGTGGGTGATACGCCAGGCGCTGGAACGCCACGGCTCGCAGATGGGTCCCGACGGTGCGCTGTCGCTCGGCTTCAACCTGTCGGCCCAGACGCTGAGCGACCCGTCCCTGTGGACCTTCGTCAAGGAAACGATCGCGGAAAACGGGGTCGCGCCCAACCATGTCACCTTCGAGATCACCGAGACGGCGACCGTCACCAATTTCGAGGCGGCCCAGCAATTCGTGCGGCACGTGCGCGCGCTGGGATGCCGCGTCAGTCTCGACGATTTCGGCGCCGGGCTCAGCTCCTTCGGCTATCTGCGCCGCTTCTCCGTCGACTCGGTGAAGATCGACGGAGAATTCGTCGAGAACATTGCCCGCAGCCGGTTCGACCGCGCCATCGTCTCCTCGATCACCGGCATCGCCCGCGACCTCGGCTTCTACGTGGTCGCCGAACGGATCGAGGAGGAAGCGGCGCTGGACGTGCTGAGGGAACTCGGCGTGCGCAAGGTGCAGGGCTACCTGCTGCACAAGCCGGAACCGCTGGAAGACCTCATCGCGCGCATCTGCGGCCACGCCGGGGCCGAAACCGCGGAACGCCGGGCCGGCTGA
- a CDS encoding PepSY domain-containing protein → MKKLVLATIAAGLIAAPAMASDFRCTDAPIDQWMSEQALKEKITGMGYEVRRIKVDDGCYEVYALDGNGMQIEAKYHPVTGEMVRAGLDD, encoded by the coding sequence ATGAAGAAACTCGTACTCGCTACCATCGCAGCCGGCCTCATCGCGGCGCCCGCCATGGCATCGGACTTTCGCTGCACCGACGCGCCGATCGACCAGTGGATGTCGGAACAGGCGCTCAAGGAAAAGATCACCGGCATGGGCTACGAGGTTCGCCGTATCAAGGTCGATGACGGCTGCTACGAGGTCTATGCCCTCGATGGCAACGGCATGCAGATCGAGGCCAAGTATCATCCGGTCACCGGCGAGATGGTGCGCGCCGGTCTGGACGACTGA
- a CDS encoding cytochrome b/b6 domain-containing protein yields the protein MTAQAVTEAGGETRPATVRVWDPLVRIFHWSLVGLFAFAFVTGDEWEKAHVAAGYAIAGLIAFRVAWGLVGPRHARFADFVRGPGTILAYLRAMLGRTAPRHLGHNPAGGAMVVALLLAIGGIAATGYMMTTNAFWGVEWVEDVHEALAFGTLGLIALHVGGVILASVEHGENLVRAMITGRKRPL from the coding sequence ATGACCGCGCAGGCGGTGACGGAAGCCGGCGGTGAAACGCGGCCGGCGACCGTCCGGGTCTGGGACCCGCTGGTCAGGATCTTCCACTGGTCGCTGGTCGGCCTGTTCGCCTTCGCCTTTGTCACCGGCGACGAATGGGAAAAGGCGCATGTTGCCGCGGGATACGCCATCGCCGGGCTCATCGCCTTCCGCGTCGCCTGGGGCCTTGTCGGCCCGCGCCATGCCCGCTTCGCCGATTTCGTGCGCGGCCCCGGCACGATCCTCGCCTATCTGCGCGCCATGCTGGGCAGGACAGCGCCGCGCCATCTCGGCCACAATCCCGCCGGCGGCGCGATGGTCGTGGCACTGCTGCTGGCGATCGGCGGCATCGCCGCAACGGGCTACATGATGACCACGAACGCCTTCTGGGGCGTCGAATGGGTCGAGGATGTCCACGAGGCGCTGGCCTTCGGCACGCTCGGCCTCATCGCGCTGCATGTCGGCGGCGTCATCCTCGCCTCCGTCGAGCACGGCGAAAACCTCGTTCGCGCGATGATAACGGGTCGCAAGCGGCCGCTCTGA